Proteins from one Microtus pennsylvanicus isolate mMicPen1 chromosome 7, mMicPen1.hap1, whole genome shotgun sequence genomic window:
- the LOC142854861 gene encoding alcohol dehydrogenase 1-like isoform X1 codes for MCATLAQCTAGGKSLQGPINLLPAARTDSMSTAGKVIKCKAAVLWETKKPFSIEDIEVAPPKAHEVRIKMVATSVCRTDDHVVAESHSTPLPAVLGHEGAGIVESIGEGVTSVKPGDKVIPLFSPQCGNCRICKHPEGNLCVKTLSQPQGTMSDGTCRFTCKGKSIHNFICTSTFSQYTVVDEMAVAKIDAASPLDKVCLIGCGFSTGYGSAVKVAKVTPGSTCAVFGLGGVGLSVIIGCKTAGAARIIAVDINKDKFAKAKELGATECINPLDYSKPIHEVIQEMTDGGVDFSFEVIGRLDTMMSSLLSSHASCGVSVIVGMPPNSQSISLNPLLLLLGRTWKGAIFGGFKSKDSVPKLVADFMAKKFPLEPLITHVLPFEKINEAFELLRSGKSIRTVLTF; via the exons ATGTGTGCAACCTTGGCCCAGTGCACTGCAGGAGGGAAGAGCCTGCAGGGACCCATCAATCTCCTGCCAGCAGCGAGGACAGACAGCATGAGCACAGCCGGAAAA GTGATCAAGTGCAAAGCAGCTGTGCTATGGGAGACCAAGAAGCCCTTCTCCATCGAGGACATAGAAGTCGCACCCCCCAAGGCCCATGAAGTTCGCATTAAA ATGGTGGCCACCTCGGTCTGCCGTACAGACGATCACGTGGTTGCCGAAAGCCATTCTACGCCACTTCCTGCAGTTCTAGGCCACGAGGGAGCTGGCATTGTGGAGAGCATCGGAGAAGGGGTGACTTCTGTCAAACCAG GTGATAAAGTCATCCCGCTCTTTTCTCCCCAATGTGGAAATTGCAGAATCTGCAAGCACCCGGAGGGCAACTTATGTGTAAAGAC TTTGTCACAGCCTCAGGGGACTATGTCTGATGGCACCTGCAGGTTCACCTGCAAGGGGAAGTCAATCCACAACTTCATCTGCACCAGCACCTTCTCCCAGTACACTGTGGTAGATGAGATGGCAGTGGCTAAAATCGATGCGGCTTCACCCCTGGACAAAGTCTGCCTCATCGGCTGCGGGTTCTCAACTGGCTATGGCTCTGCCGTCAAAGTCGCCAAG GTGACCCCAGGCTCCACCTGTGCTGTGTTTGGCCTTGGAGGTGTCGGTCTGTCTGTCATCATTGGCTGTAAAACAGCTGGAGCAGCCAGGATCATCGCTGTGGACATCAACAAAGACAAGTTTGCGAAGGCCAAAGAATTGGGTGCCACTGAGTGCATCAACCCTCTAGACTACAGCAAACCCATCCATGAAGTAATCCAGGAGATGACCGATGGAGGGGTGGACTTCTCCTTTGAAGTAATCGGTCGCCTTGACACCATG ATGTCTTCCCTGTTAAGCAGCCATGCATCATGTGGTGTAAGTGTTATTGTTGGGATGCCTCCTAATTCCCAAAGCATCTCTTTGAAccccttgctgctgctgctgggacgTACGTGGAAAGGAGCAATATTTGGAG GCTTTAAGAGTAAAGATTCTGTCCCCAAGCTTGTGGCTGATTTCATGGCTAAAAAGTTTCCATTGGAGCCGTTAATTACCCATGTTTTACcttttgagaaaatcaatgagGCATTTGAGCTGCTTCGCTCTGGAAAGAG TATCCGGACTGTCCTGACGTTCTGA
- the LOC142854861 gene encoding alcohol dehydrogenase 1-like isoform X2: MVATSVCRTDDHVVAESHSTPLPAVLGHEGAGIVESIGEGVTSVKPGDKVIPLFSPQCGNCRICKHPEGNLCVKTLSQPQGTMSDGTCRFTCKGKSIHNFICTSTFSQYTVVDEMAVAKIDAASPLDKVCLIGCGFSTGYGSAVKVAKVTPGSTCAVFGLGGVGLSVIIGCKTAGAARIIAVDINKDKFAKAKELGATECINPLDYSKPIHEVIQEMTDGGVDFSFEVIGRLDTMMSSLLSSHASCGVSVIVGMPPNSQSISLNPLLLLLGRTWKGAIFGGFKSKDSVPKLVADFMAKKFPLEPLITHVLPFEKINEAFELLRSGKSIRTVLTF; encoded by the exons ATGGTGGCCACCTCGGTCTGCCGTACAGACGATCACGTGGTTGCCGAAAGCCATTCTACGCCACTTCCTGCAGTTCTAGGCCACGAGGGAGCTGGCATTGTGGAGAGCATCGGAGAAGGGGTGACTTCTGTCAAACCAG GTGATAAAGTCATCCCGCTCTTTTCTCCCCAATGTGGAAATTGCAGAATCTGCAAGCACCCGGAGGGCAACTTATGTGTAAAGAC TTTGTCACAGCCTCAGGGGACTATGTCTGATGGCACCTGCAGGTTCACCTGCAAGGGGAAGTCAATCCACAACTTCATCTGCACCAGCACCTTCTCCCAGTACACTGTGGTAGATGAGATGGCAGTGGCTAAAATCGATGCGGCTTCACCCCTGGACAAAGTCTGCCTCATCGGCTGCGGGTTCTCAACTGGCTATGGCTCTGCCGTCAAAGTCGCCAAG GTGACCCCAGGCTCCACCTGTGCTGTGTTTGGCCTTGGAGGTGTCGGTCTGTCTGTCATCATTGGCTGTAAAACAGCTGGAGCAGCCAGGATCATCGCTGTGGACATCAACAAAGACAAGTTTGCGAAGGCCAAAGAATTGGGTGCCACTGAGTGCATCAACCCTCTAGACTACAGCAAACCCATCCATGAAGTAATCCAGGAGATGACCGATGGAGGGGTGGACTTCTCCTTTGAAGTAATCGGTCGCCTTGACACCATG ATGTCTTCCCTGTTAAGCAGCCATGCATCATGTGGTGTAAGTGTTATTGTTGGGATGCCTCCTAATTCCCAAAGCATCTCTTTGAAccccttgctgctgctgctgggacgTACGTGGAAAGGAGCAATATTTGGAG GCTTTAAGAGTAAAGATTCTGTCCCCAAGCTTGTGGCTGATTTCATGGCTAAAAAGTTTCCATTGGAGCCGTTAATTACCCATGTTTTACcttttgagaaaatcaatgagGCATTTGAGCTGCTTCGCTCTGGAAAGAG TATCCGGACTGTCCTGACGTTCTGA
- the LOC142854862 gene encoding alcohol dehydrogenase 1-like, with the protein MSTAGKVIKCKAAVLWETKKPFSIEDIEVAPPKAHEVRIKMVATGVCRSDDHAISGSITTPLPAVLGHEGAGIVESIGEGVTSVKPGDKVIPLFSPQCGKCRICKHPESNFCMKNDLANPRGTLLDGTTRFTCKGKSIHNFTSTSTFSQYTVVDEMAVAKIDAASPLDKVCIIGCGFSTGYGSAVKVAKVTPGSTCAVFGLGGVGLSVIIGCKTAGAARIIAVDINKDKFAKAKELGATECINPLDYSKPIHEVIQEMTDGGVDFSFEVIGRLDTMMSSLLSSHASCGVSVVVGVPPNSQSLSLNPLLLLLGRTWKGAIFGGFKSKDSVPKLVADFMANKFPLEPLITHVLPFEKINEAFELLRSGKSIRTVLTF; encoded by the exons ATGAGCACAGCCGGAAAA GTGATTAAGTGCAAAGCAGCTGTGCTATGGGAGACCAAGAAGCCCTTCTCCATCGAGGACATAGAAGTCGCACCCCCCAAGGCCCATGAAGTCCGCATTAAG ATGGTGGCCACGGGGGTCTGCCGCTCAGATGATCACGCGATTAGCGGAAGCATAACCACACCACTCCCTGCAGTTCTAGGCCACGAGGGAGCTGGTATTGTGGAGAGCATCGGAGAAGGGGTGACTTCTGTCAAACCAG GCGATAAAGTCATCCCACTATTTTCTCCCCAATGTGGAAAATGCAGAATTTGCAAGCACCCGGAGAGCAACTTCTGTATGAAGAATGA TTTGGCAAACCCTCGGGGGACTTTGCTTGATGGCACCACCAGGTTCACCTGCAAGGGGAAGTCAATCCACAACttcaccagcaccagcacctTCTCCCAGTACACTGTGGTAGATGAGATGGCAGTGGCTAAAATCGATGCGGCTTCACCCCTGGACAAAGTCTGCATCATCGGCTGCGGGTTCTCAACTGGCTATGGATCTGCTGTCAAAGTCGCCAAG GTGACCCCTGGCTCCACCTGTGCTGTGTTTGGCCTTGGAGGTGTCGGTCTGTCTGTCATCATTGGCTGTAAAACAGCTGGAGCAGCCAGGATCATCGCTGTGGACATCAACAAAGACAAGTTTGCGAAGGCCAAAGAATTGGGTGCCACTGAGTGCATCAACCCTCTAGACTACAGCAAACCCATCCATGAAGTAATCCAGGAGATGACAGATGGAGGGGTGGACTTCTCCTTTGAAGTAATCGGTCGCCTTGACACCATG aTGTCTTCCCTGTTAAGCAGCCACGCATCGTGTGGTGTAAGTGTTGTTGTTGGGGTGCCTCCTAATTCCCAAAGCCTCTCTTTGAACcctttgttgctgctgctgggtcGTACGTGGAAAGGAGCAATATTTGGTG GCTTTAAGAGTAAAGATTCTGTCCCCAAGCTTGTGGCTGATTTCATGGCTAACAAGTTTCCATTGGAGCCGTTAATTACCCATGTTTTACcttttgagaaaatcaatgagGCGTTTGAGCTGCTTCGCTCTGGAAAGAG TATCCGGACTGTCCTGACGTTCTGA